In Musa acuminata AAA Group cultivar baxijiao chromosome BXJ3-9, Cavendish_Baxijiao_AAA, whole genome shotgun sequence, a single genomic region encodes these proteins:
- the LOC135649851 gene encoding ABC transporter B family member 4-like isoform X3 gives MVPKGGMKISNSTDASSHEQEENNDFQSKSKQQDLKKRNNSMPYHKLFSLADTADLALMVVGTIAAISDGVSLPLTTVLFGDMINTFGKTRDINYIVHEVSKVALKFVYLGIANGIASFLQVACWTITGERQAAQIRNLYLKAILRQDIAFFDKEANTGEVIAKISGDTFLIQDAMGEKAGKFIQLVSSFVGGFIVAFVQGWQLTLVMLSTIPPMVLAAAVMATVLTKMAARGQTAYSEAAATVEQTIGSIRTVVSFTGEEHAIKKYNKSLKSAYKASVLEGLSAGVGLGATFGIVFFGYGLGIWFGSKMILKKNYTGGDVINVIFAVITGSMSLGQASPCTSAFAAGQVAAFKMFETINRKPEIDAYDTTGTTLDDIRGDIELKDVYFSYPARPHEQILKGLSLFVQGGTSVALVGESGSGKSTIISLLERFYDPQAGEILIDGINLKEFKLRWIRGKIGLVSQEPVLLASTIRENIAYGKDDATIDEIKAAADLASASKFIDKLPQGLDTLVGEHGIQLSGGQKQRVAIARAVLKDPRILLLDEATSALDAESESILQEALDHAMKNRTTVIVAHRLTTVRNANMITVVHQGSIAEKGSHDELIKIPNGAYYQLVRLQEVKQDSDQHTPVDQDNIYATIGQQLIQTSSQLSTNRWSSVGSDSFHPLSESFRVPVGLLEAPMETSQCEGSLEKIQVPVSRLASLNKPEIPLLLLGTIAAIISGILLPIFGALLSSIIRTLYEPPTKLRKDSKFWTLMLTFLGLATLLSIPARAYLFAIAGSKLIERIRAMSFDKIVHMEVGWFDKLENSSGAIGARLSADAATVRTLVGDTLALAVQNAATLVAGLAIAFSACWQLALIILALAPLVGLNGWIQLKFMKGLNADAKMMFEEASQVASDAIRNIRTVSSFTAEEKVIELYRRKYKGPMNSIIKQGLIGGLGFGLSNILLFCVYATGFYAGARLVKDGETTFANVFRVFFALNFAAVGITQYSSLAPDSAKAKSATASVFAILDRKSKIDSSDDSGTTLDLVEGNIVFDHVSFRYPTRPDVQIFHDLCFAVQSGKLMIELPTATFSLDCCYCWRKWKWEIHLALTAPEIL, from the exons ATGGTACCAAAAGGAGGGATGAAAATATCTAATTCAACTGATGCAAGCTCCCATGAACAAGAGGAGAACAATGATTTTCAGAGCAAAAGTAAACAGCAAGACCTGAAGAAGAGGAATAATAGCATGCCTTATCACAAGCTTTTTTCCTTGGCTGACACAGCAGATCTTGCTTTAATGGTTGTGGGCACAATTGCAGCTATTTCTGATGGGGTCTCATTACCTTTGACAACAGTTCTTTTTGGAGATATGATCAACACTTTTGGGAAAACTAGAGACATAAACTATATTGTTCATGAGGTTTCTAAG GTCGCTCTGAAGTTTGTATATTTAGGCATCGCAAATGGCATAGCTTCATTCCTTC AGGTGGCTTGCTGGACGATTACTGGGGAAAGACAAGCTGCACAGATTAGAAACCTGTACTTGAAAGCCATACTTAGACAAGATATTGCATTCTTTGACAAGGAAGCTAACACAGGAGAGGTTATTGCAAAGATATCAGGTGACACTTTTCTAATTCAGGATGCCATGGGTGAAAAG GCTGGAAAATTCATTCAATTGGTATCGTCATTCGTAGGAGGGTTTATAGTAGCATTTGTCCAGGGATGGCAACTTACACTTGTTATGTTGTCCACCATTCCTCCTATGGTGCTTGCTGCTGCAGTCATGGCCACTGTGTTGACCAAGATGGCAGCCCGTGGGCAGACAGCTTATTCAGAAGCAGCAGCCACTGTTGAACAAACAATTGGCTCAATTCGGACA GTTGTATCTTTTACCGGAGAGGAACATGCtataaagaaatacaacaaaagtCTTAAGAGCGCTTACAAGGCCAGTGTTCTGGAAGGCTTGTCTGCAGGAGTAGGCTTGGGTGCAACTTTTGGTATTGTGTTCTTTGGCTATGGTTTAGGAATATGGTTTGGATCTAAAATGATATTGAAGAAAAACTACACTGGTGGAGATGTCATCAATGTGATTTTTGCAGTCATTACAGGCTCCAT GTCCCTAGGCCAGGCCTCCCCATGTACAAGTGCTTTTGCAGCAGGACAAGTGGCAGCTTTCAAGATGTTTGAGACAATCAACAGGAAGCCTGAGATAGATGCTTATGATACCACTGGAACAACTTTGGATGACATTCGTGGAGATATTGAATTAAAGGATGTGTACTTTAGCTATCCAGCTAGACCTCATGAGCAAATACTCAAAGGGTTATCTTTGTTCGTTCAAGGTGGAACATCTGTTGCCTTGGTTGGAGAAAGTGGAAGTGGAAAGTCAACTATCATCAGTCTATTAGAGAGATTTTACGATCCACAAGCTGGTGAGATTCTTATAGATGGAATAAATCTGAAGGAATTCAAGCTGAGATGGATCAGAGGGAAAATTGGACTTGTTAGCCAGGAACCAGTCCTCTTGGCATCTACGATAAGGGAAAACATTGCTTATGGAAAGGATGATGCTACCATTGATGAAATTAAAGCTGCTGCTGATCTAGCCAGTGCTTCCAAATTTATTGATAAATTGCCTCAG GGTCTTGACACCTTGGTTGGAGAGCATGGAATTCAGCTCTCTGGGGGTCAGAAACAAAGAGTTGCAATAGCTAGAGCTGTTCTCAAGGACCCAAGAATCCTACTGCTAGATGAAGCCACCAGCGCTCTTGATGCAGAGTCTGAAAGTATTTTGCAGGAGGCACTTGACCACGCCATGAAAAACAGAACCACTGTTATTGTTGCTCATCGGTTGACAACAGTGAGGAATGCAAATATGATCACTGTAGTTCATCAAGGCTCAatagctgaaaaag GATCCCATGATGAGCTCATTAAGATTCCAAATGGAGCTTATTACCAACTTGTAAGGTTACAGGAAGTGAAACAAGATTCTGATCAACATACTCCAGTTGACCAGGACAACATTTATGCAACTATTGGCCAACAGTTGATTCAAACATCTTCCCAGCTATCAACCAATAGATGGTCATCTGTTGGAAGTGACAGTTTTCACCCATTATCAGAATCTTTTAGGGTGCCTGTTGGACTATTAGAAGCTCCCATGGAGACTTCGCAGTGTGAAGGGTCATTAGAGAAAATTCAAGTACCTGTTAGCCGCCTTGCATCTCTAAATAAACCGGAGATTCCTTTGTTACTATTAGGTACAATTGCTGCTATAATCAGTGGAATATTGCTGCCTATTTTTGGAGCTCTCTTGTCAAGTATAATACGTACCTTGTATGAGCCACCAACAAAGCTTCGTAAGGATTCAAAATTTTGGACATTGATGTTGACTTTCCTTGGTTTGGCAACCTTGCTGTCGATTCCAGCAAGAGCTTATTTGTTTGCTATTGCTGGGTCCAAGTTAATAGAAAGAATCAGAGCAATGTCATTTGACAAAATTGTTCATATGGAGGTTGGGTGGTTTGACAAACTTGAAAACTCAAGTGGAGCAATTGGAGCAAGGCTTTCAGCAGATGCAGCAACAGTGAGGACTCTTGTTGGTGATACATTGGCACTTGCTGTTCAGAATGCTGCAACATTAGTTGCAGGTTTGGCAATTGCCTTTTCTGCATGTTGGCAGCTGGCTCTAATAATACTGGCATTGGCACCTTTGGTAGGTCTAAATGGATGGATTCAATTAAAATTCATGAAGGGATTGAATGCAGATGCAAAG ATGATGTTTGAGGAGGCAAGTCAGGTTGCCAGTGATGCAATTAGAAATATAAGAACAGTTTCCTCTTTCACTGCTGAAGAGAAGGTGATAGAACTTTATAGGAGGAAATATAAAGGTCCTATGAATTCTATCATAAAGCAAGGATTGATTGGTGGACTTGGTTTTGGTCTCTCCAACATCTTGCTGTTTTGTGTATATGCAACTGGCTTCTATGCTGGAGCTAGGCTTGTAAAGGATGGCGAGACTACATTCGCAAATGTTTTTCGT GTCTTCTTTGCTCTCAACTTTGCGGCAGTAGGAATTACCCAGTATAGCTCCCTAGCACCTGATTCTGCAAAAGCAAAATCTGCTACAGCTTCAGTATTTGCAATACTTGATCGCAAGTCCAAGATTGACTCCAGTGATGATTCTGGCACAACATTAGATTTAGTGGAGGGAAATATTGTATTTGATCATGTCAGCTTCAGATACCCCACAAGGCCTGATGTCCAGATCTTTCATGACTTATGCTTTGCTGTTCAGTCAGGAAAG TTGATGATCGAATTACCTACTGCAACCTTTTCTCTAGACTGTTGCTATTGTTGGCGAAAGTGGAAGTGGGAAATCCACCTTGCTCTCACTGCTCCAGAGATTTTATGA
- the LOC135649851 gene encoding ABC transporter B family member 4-like isoform X5: MVPKGGMKISNSTDASSHEQEENNDFQSKSKQQDLKKRNNSMPYHKLFSLADTADLALMVVGTIAAISDGVSLPLTTVLFGDMINTFGKTRDINYIVHEVSKVALKFVYLGIANGIASFLQVACWTITGERQAAQIRNLYLKAILRQDIAFFDKEANTGEVIAKISGDTFLIQDAMGEKAGKFIQLVSSFVGGFIVAFVQGWQLTLVMLSTIPPMVLAAAVMATVLTKMAARGQTAYSEAAATVEQTIGSIRTVVSFTGEEHAIKKYNKSLKSAYKASVLEGLSAGVGLGATFGIVFFGYGLGIWFGSKMILKKNYTGGDVINVIFAVITGSMSLGQASPCTSAFAAGQVAAFKMFETINRKPEIDAYDTTGTTLDDIRGDIELKDVYFSYPARPHEQILKGLSLFVQGGTSVALVGESGSGKSTIISLLERFYDPQAGEILIDGINLKEFKLRWIRGKIGLVSQEPVLLASTIRENIAYGKDDATIDEIKAAADLASASKFIDKLPQGLDTLVGEHGIQLSGGQKQRVAIARAVLKDPRILLLDEATSALDAESESILQEALDHAMKNRTTVIVAHRLTTVRNANMITVVHQGSIAEKGSHDELIKIPNGAYYQLVRLQEVKQDSDQHTPVDQDNIYATIGQQLIQTSSQLSTNRWSSVGSDSFHPLSESFRVPVGLLEAPMETSQCEGSLEKIQVPVSRLASLNKPEIPLLLLGTIAAIISGILLPIFGALLSSIIRTLYEPPTKLRKDSKFWTLMLTFLGLATLLSIPARAYLFAIAGSKLIERIRAMSFDKIVHMEVGWFDKLENSSGAIGARLSADAATVRTLVGDTLALAVQNAATLVAGLAIAFSACWQLALIILALAPLVGLNGWIQLKFMKGLNADAKMMFEEASQVASDAIRNIRTVSSFTAEEKVIELYRRKYKGPMNSIIKQGLIGGLGFGLSNILLFCVYATGFYAGARLVKDGETTFANVFRVRLLCSQLCGSRNYPV, from the exons ATGGTACCAAAAGGAGGGATGAAAATATCTAATTCAACTGATGCAAGCTCCCATGAACAAGAGGAGAACAATGATTTTCAGAGCAAAAGTAAACAGCAAGACCTGAAGAAGAGGAATAATAGCATGCCTTATCACAAGCTTTTTTCCTTGGCTGACACAGCAGATCTTGCTTTAATGGTTGTGGGCACAATTGCAGCTATTTCTGATGGGGTCTCATTACCTTTGACAACAGTTCTTTTTGGAGATATGATCAACACTTTTGGGAAAACTAGAGACATAAACTATATTGTTCATGAGGTTTCTAAG GTCGCTCTGAAGTTTGTATATTTAGGCATCGCAAATGGCATAGCTTCATTCCTTC AGGTGGCTTGCTGGACGATTACTGGGGAAAGACAAGCTGCACAGATTAGAAACCTGTACTTGAAAGCCATACTTAGACAAGATATTGCATTCTTTGACAAGGAAGCTAACACAGGAGAGGTTATTGCAAAGATATCAGGTGACACTTTTCTAATTCAGGATGCCATGGGTGAAAAG GCTGGAAAATTCATTCAATTGGTATCGTCATTCGTAGGAGGGTTTATAGTAGCATTTGTCCAGGGATGGCAACTTACACTTGTTATGTTGTCCACCATTCCTCCTATGGTGCTTGCTGCTGCAGTCATGGCCACTGTGTTGACCAAGATGGCAGCCCGTGGGCAGACAGCTTATTCAGAAGCAGCAGCCACTGTTGAACAAACAATTGGCTCAATTCGGACA GTTGTATCTTTTACCGGAGAGGAACATGCtataaagaaatacaacaaaagtCTTAAGAGCGCTTACAAGGCCAGTGTTCTGGAAGGCTTGTCTGCAGGAGTAGGCTTGGGTGCAACTTTTGGTATTGTGTTCTTTGGCTATGGTTTAGGAATATGGTTTGGATCTAAAATGATATTGAAGAAAAACTACACTGGTGGAGATGTCATCAATGTGATTTTTGCAGTCATTACAGGCTCCAT GTCCCTAGGCCAGGCCTCCCCATGTACAAGTGCTTTTGCAGCAGGACAAGTGGCAGCTTTCAAGATGTTTGAGACAATCAACAGGAAGCCTGAGATAGATGCTTATGATACCACTGGAACAACTTTGGATGACATTCGTGGAGATATTGAATTAAAGGATGTGTACTTTAGCTATCCAGCTAGACCTCATGAGCAAATACTCAAAGGGTTATCTTTGTTCGTTCAAGGTGGAACATCTGTTGCCTTGGTTGGAGAAAGTGGAAGTGGAAAGTCAACTATCATCAGTCTATTAGAGAGATTTTACGATCCACAAGCTGGTGAGATTCTTATAGATGGAATAAATCTGAAGGAATTCAAGCTGAGATGGATCAGAGGGAAAATTGGACTTGTTAGCCAGGAACCAGTCCTCTTGGCATCTACGATAAGGGAAAACATTGCTTATGGAAAGGATGATGCTACCATTGATGAAATTAAAGCTGCTGCTGATCTAGCCAGTGCTTCCAAATTTATTGATAAATTGCCTCAG GGTCTTGACACCTTGGTTGGAGAGCATGGAATTCAGCTCTCTGGGGGTCAGAAACAAAGAGTTGCAATAGCTAGAGCTGTTCTCAAGGACCCAAGAATCCTACTGCTAGATGAAGCCACCAGCGCTCTTGATGCAGAGTCTGAAAGTATTTTGCAGGAGGCACTTGACCACGCCATGAAAAACAGAACCACTGTTATTGTTGCTCATCGGTTGACAACAGTGAGGAATGCAAATATGATCACTGTAGTTCATCAAGGCTCAatagctgaaaaag GATCCCATGATGAGCTCATTAAGATTCCAAATGGAGCTTATTACCAACTTGTAAGGTTACAGGAAGTGAAACAAGATTCTGATCAACATACTCCAGTTGACCAGGACAACATTTATGCAACTATTGGCCAACAGTTGATTCAAACATCTTCCCAGCTATCAACCAATAGATGGTCATCTGTTGGAAGTGACAGTTTTCACCCATTATCAGAATCTTTTAGGGTGCCTGTTGGACTATTAGAAGCTCCCATGGAGACTTCGCAGTGTGAAGGGTCATTAGAGAAAATTCAAGTACCTGTTAGCCGCCTTGCATCTCTAAATAAACCGGAGATTCCTTTGTTACTATTAGGTACAATTGCTGCTATAATCAGTGGAATATTGCTGCCTATTTTTGGAGCTCTCTTGTCAAGTATAATACGTACCTTGTATGAGCCACCAACAAAGCTTCGTAAGGATTCAAAATTTTGGACATTGATGTTGACTTTCCTTGGTTTGGCAACCTTGCTGTCGATTCCAGCAAGAGCTTATTTGTTTGCTATTGCTGGGTCCAAGTTAATAGAAAGAATCAGAGCAATGTCATTTGACAAAATTGTTCATATGGAGGTTGGGTGGTTTGACAAACTTGAAAACTCAAGTGGAGCAATTGGAGCAAGGCTTTCAGCAGATGCAGCAACAGTGAGGACTCTTGTTGGTGATACATTGGCACTTGCTGTTCAGAATGCTGCAACATTAGTTGCAGGTTTGGCAATTGCCTTTTCTGCATGTTGGCAGCTGGCTCTAATAATACTGGCATTGGCACCTTTGGTAGGTCTAAATGGATGGATTCAATTAAAATTCATGAAGGGATTGAATGCAGATGCAAAG ATGATGTTTGAGGAGGCAAGTCAGGTTGCCAGTGATGCAATTAGAAATATAAGAACAGTTTCCTCTTTCACTGCTGAAGAGAAGGTGATAGAACTTTATAGGAGGAAATATAAAGGTCCTATGAATTCTATCATAAAGCAAGGATTGATTGGTGGACTTGGTTTTGGTCTCTCCAACATCTTGCTGTTTTGTGTATATGCAACTGGCTTCTATGCTGGAGCTAGGCTTGTAAAGGATGGCGAGACTACATTCGCAAATGTTTTTCGTGTAC GTCTTCTTTGCTCTCAACTTTGCGGCAGTAGGAATTACCCAGTATAG